A DNA window from Zingiber officinale cultivar Zhangliang chromosome 3A, Zo_v1.1, whole genome shotgun sequence contains the following coding sequences:
- the LOC122052237 gene encoding mitochondrial carnitine/acylcarnitine carrier-like protein, which yields MGDVARDLAAGTIGGIAQLIVGHPFDTIKVKLQSQPAPLPGRPPKYSGAMDAVKQTVASEGPRGLYKGMGVPLATVAAFNAVLFSARGQMEALLRSEPGAPLTVSQQGVCGFGAGIAVSFLACPTELIKCRLQAQSALAVSSAASVVKYAGPMDVARHVVHEAGFKGLFKGMVPTMARELPGNAVVFGVYEGLKQHLAGGLDTSGLSKGSLMLAGGLSGASFWLFVYPTDVVKSVIQVDDYKKPKYSSSIDAFRKILASEGIKGLYRGFGPAMARSVPANAVCFLAYEMTRSSLS from the exons ATGGGGGATGTAGCTAGGGATCTCGCTGCAGGAACTATCGGAGGAATAGCACAGTTGATAGTAGGACATCCTTTCGACACTATCAAAGTCAAGCTCCAAAGCCAGCCAGCTCCACTTCCAGGCCGACCCCCAAAATACTCCGGTGCCATGGATGCGGTGAAGCAAACAGTTGCTTCTGAAGGACCAAGGGGCTTGTACAAAGGGATGGGTGTTCCGCTTGCAACTGTTGCAGCGTTCAACGCTGTTTTGTTCAGTGCAAGGGGCCAAATGGAGGCGCTATTGAGATCGGAGCCAGGAGCTCCCCTAACAGTGAGTCAGCAAGGTGTTTGTGGTTTCGGGGCTGGCATTGCAGTTTCTTTCCTAGCTTGTCCTACAGAATTGATCAAGTGCAG GTTGCAAGCACAGAGTGCTTTAGCAGTCTCATCTGCTGCTTCGGTAGTGAAGTATGCAGGGCCGATGGATGTGGCAAGGCATGTTGTCCATGAAGCCGGCTTTAAAGGCTTATTCAAGGGCATGGTTCCAACCATGGCACGCGAACTTCCTGGGAACGCTGTTGTATTTGGTGTCTATGAAGGCCTCAAGCAGCACCTTGCAGGAGGCCTAGACACTTCAGGACTCAGCAAGGGTTCTTTGATGCTTGCTGGGGGCCTCAGTGGCGCATCCTTCTGGCTATTTGTCTACCCGACTGATGTTGTCAAGAGCGTTATCCAGGTCGATGACTACAAGAAACCAAAGTACTCTAGCTCCATTGATGCCTTCAGGAAAATTCTAGCTTCAGAAGGAATCAAGGGTCTATACAGAGGCTTCGGACCAGCCATGGCTCGAAGTGTTCCTGCAAATGCAGTCTGTTTCTTGGCATATGAAATGACCAGATCGAGCCTCAGTTGA